In one window of Poriferisphaera corsica DNA:
- a CDS encoding class I SAM-dependent methyltransferase — MNKAYYNEHAASFVEDTLQVDMKHLYGRFEKYLKEHDSVLDLGCGSGRDSLYFKRKGYKVTALDFSENLAEMASQVIGNEVIIQDMRKLSFTSAFDAIWASASILHICRDDIAKVMRNCHRALVDHGVFYSSFKYGDREEVRRGRHFNFYDEASFGELVESVGGFQIVEMLKTVDARSKRADEFWLNVIMKKI, encoded by the coding sequence GTGAATAAAGCGTATTACAATGAACATGCCGCGTCTTTTGTTGAGGATACGTTGCAGGTTGATATGAAGCATTTATATGGGCGGTTTGAAAAGTATTTGAAAGAGCATGATTCGGTTCTAGATCTGGGCTGTGGGTCAGGTCGTGATAGCTTGTATTTTAAGCGCAAAGGATACAAGGTCACGGCTCTGGATTTTTCAGAAAATCTAGCTGAAATGGCGAGTCAAGTAATCGGGAATGAGGTGATCATTCAGGATATGAGAAAATTGTCCTTCACGTCTGCATTTGATGCGATTTGGGCGAGTGCGTCGATTCTTCATATTTGCCGGGATGACATCGCGAAGGTGATGCGGAATTGTCATCGGGCTTTGGTGGATCATGGTGTGTTTTATTCATCCTTCAAATACGGGGATAGAGAAGAGGTAAGGCGGGGGAGGCATTTTAATTTTTACGATGAGGCGAGTTTTGGAGAATTGGTCGAAAGTGTGGGTGGATTTCAAATCGTTGAGATGCTAAAAACGGTTGATGCTCGATCAAAGCGAGCAGATGAATTTTGGTTGAATGTGATAATGAAGAAGATCTAG
- a CDS encoding nucleoside deaminase, which yields MMRLAIEQAQLAYDLHEVPIGAVIYKQDPADLFNLDKTTILAAAHNLRESNADPTAHAEILALKQAAQTLGTWRLDDCGLAVTLEPCPMCAGALVNARLGHCIYSLTDPKMGCVDTLYSLLSDTRFNHRLPSRAGILQDDCLALLQSFFKARRSKDNRPPKPKYNS from the coding sequence ATGATGCGCCTCGCCATTGAGCAAGCCCAGCTCGCCTATGATCTGCACGAAGTCCCCATCGGTGCCGTCATCTACAAACAAGACCCAGCCGACCTATTCAATCTCGACAAAACCACCATCCTTGCCGCCGCTCACAATCTCCGCGAATCCAACGCTGACCCCACCGCCCACGCCGAAATCCTCGCCCTAAAACAAGCCGCTCAAACCCTTGGCACATGGCGTCTCGACGATTGTGGCCTCGCCGTCACCCTCGAGCCCTGCCCCATGTGCGCAGGCGCCCTCGTCAACGCGCGACTCGGCCATTGCATCTACTCACTAACCGACCCCAAAATGGGCTGCGTCGACACCCTCTATTCCCTGCTTAGTGATACCCGCTTCAACCACCGCCTCCCTTCACGAGCAGGCATCCTCCAAGACGACTGCCTCGCACTCTTACAATCCTTCTTCAAAGCCCGGCGCAGCAAAGACAACCGCCCACCCAAACCTAAATACAATTCTTAA
- a CDS encoding DUF488 domain-containing protein yields MSTRHIEMIYTIGHSNHRLDKFMSLLKKYDIDVLVDVRSRPWSRWKQFVGEGLAASLRSEGIVYEWLGGELGARREEEGCYVEGVAVYEQVAELPRFHEGIERVMEMAQGGRRLALMCAEREPWDCHRAILVARELSGRGAVVSHVMGDGDLMSQAEIEVYLVNRMRSRHLFNVMDGYEEAVRVAYEARGLEIAYRKF; encoded by the coding sequence ATGAGTACGCGGCATATCGAGATGATCTATACGATTGGTCATTCTAATCACAGATTAGACAAGTTTATGTCCCTGTTGAAGAAGTACGATATTGATGTTTTGGTTGATGTAAGGTCGCGGCCTTGGAGCAGGTGGAAACAGTTTGTGGGTGAGGGGCTTGCGGCTTCGTTGCGGAGTGAGGGGATTGTATATGAGTGGTTGGGAGGGGAACTGGGCGCGAGAAGAGAAGAGGAGGGATGTTATGTAGAGGGTGTGGCGGTGTATGAACAGGTGGCGGAGTTGCCGCGATTTCATGAGGGGATTGAGCGTGTGATGGAGATGGCGCAGGGGGGGAGGCGGTTGGCGCTGATGTGCGCCGAGCGCGAGCCGTGGGATTGCCATCGGGCGATTTTGGTGGCGAGAGAGTTGTCGGGACGTGGTGCGGTGGTGTCACATGTGATGGGGGATGGGGACCTGATGAGTCAGGCTGAGATCGAAGTCTATTTGGTGAATAGAATGAGGTCGAGGCATTTATTTAATGTGATGGACGGGTATGAAGAAGCGGTGAGAGTCGCGTATGAGGCGCGAGGTTTGGAGATCGCGTACCGGAAATTTTAG